From one Solanum lycopersicum chromosome 12, SLM_r2.1 genomic stretch:
- the LOC101250286 gene encoding transcription initiation factor IIA subunit 2 encodes MATFELYRRSTIGMCLTETLDEMVSNGILSPEHAIQVLVQFDKSMTEALETQVKSKVTIKGHLHTYRFCDNVWTFILQDAVFKSEECQETVNRVKIVACDSKLLTQ; translated from the exons ATGGCGACTTTTGAGCTATACAGGAGGTCGACGATTGGGATGTGCTTGACTGAAACACTTGATGAAATGGTATCTAATGGAATTCTTAGTCCGGAGCACGCCATTCAAGTTCTCGTTCAGTTTGACaag TCAATGACTGAAGCTTTGGAGACTCAAGTAAAGAGCAAGGTTACTATTAAG GGACATCTTCACACCTACAGGTTCTGTGACAACGTGTGGACTTTTATCTTACAAGATGCTGTGTTCAAGAGCGAGGAATGCCAGGAGACTGTTAACCGCGTTAAGATTGTGGCATGTGACTCAAAGCTGCTCACACAGTGA